AGGGACCAACGCTACGCGTGTGCTGTGCTCTTGTGAACACTGGATATTGTGATATTTTGTGTTGTGATAATGCGTACGTGCTGAAATTTGTAATTGTTGCCAATCACCTCTTAGGATTTTTGACTACGCAACCAGTTCCGGATCAGCTCAGCCGGTAAGTAGCGGTGCTTATCACAAACGGCGCTATCTCGAACACACGCATTTCCGACCCCACCCGATAAGGCTAAATGTGCctattaatttcaaacataAGCTCTTTAGgaatattactttattaaatatggtaaaattagtaaattttataatatgacgtattaaattacttaataaactttaaaaagttaaCTTTTCAAAGTTAAGTTTAGttttacaatgtttaaaataaattaaaaagtgaatGATAACTAGAGAGCACGTGCACTCTAAACCTTTAGGTCATTTTACCgtgaaaaaattgtatagatATCCCTTTTATAATAGGGAGACATCCCTCTACTATGATTAGGGTAATCGGATTTTTACCCTAAATTGGCACGAGAAAGTCTGGGGctcaataacaaaaaacagactttaaatcttattatttttatattaaattttaagaagATACCagttcttaaataaaaatgtaatttagcAGTATTCGTAGTATatgttattttcattaatcattataatatgaaatttggtaaagcATACagattaatttattcttatttattacaaatgaataaaaaatttacaataaaggtaaggtataattttatgataatatactgaaaatttatacttaaaaatgtatctaATAGTTCTTACTGTAACCAGTAGTTAAACTGCATATCTTACAAAGAACAAGAAAAGTTCCTACATACTACCCAAACTAGGCTGCTTCATATTTAGTACAAGatcgtaaaattattttttcttctcTTACAGATAATCGTTATGAAAGTTGTTAGCTTACAATTGCCATCGGGACCCAGTATGGAGCGGTTACCGCTTCCATTCAGTCCTACAGAGCTTTTATGGCGATACCCACTCCCGTGGGCGCCTCCGCCTCTGTCACCTCTCGGAGACACAAAGGCTCAACTACCTTCTGGTCTCCCACCAGAACCCAGACTTTGGACAAGAGAAGATGTAGCAGTGTTCTTGAAATGGTGTGAAAGAGAATTTGATTTACCAAACTTCGACATGGATCTTTTTCAAATGAATGGTAAGAACAAATTACGTCTTAGCTCTTTTTACCTTAATGATGTTTTAAATGAAACTTTTATCATAGAGGTTCTTTGTTTTTCAGGTAAGGCTTTGTGCCTTTTAACTAAAACTGATTTAGGTGAACGTTGCCCTGGAGCCGGCGACGTTTTACACAATGTTCTTCAGATGCTTGTTCGTGACGCAGCTTTATTAGGCAGAGTGCCATCATCCCCAGTAACACCAACTGCCCGAAGCGCTCCCTACCCGCCTTCACCACACTCCCATCCACCCACACCGACTTGGGCCGTGGCCGATGGTTTCCATCACTTCCACAGCGCTGCTGTTGCATCTGCCCAGCCAAACTCTGTTACTCTAAGCCCTGCCCCTTCTGTGGACAGTTCCGGTAGTCCCCAACGTGGTGAAACTATGAGTTATGCACCATCTTATGCCCCTCAAGTTCCCACTCAAACAAGTTCCGGAAGTAATCAATCAGATTCCGATGAGGAAGCTAAATTTGCTCCCCCACCTCACTCTCCTAAAGAAACTGCTCTGCCCAGTCCCGCGCCACAGACCCATGCGGCGCCACAACACTCGCATTTTCGGACGCAGCATCGTGAATTCTTCCCCAATGACATGCCCGAATCCAATACAAGTAAGTAGTgtcattcatttaatttaaacaaaatgaaatatagctataaaatataactgatCATTTGAAGTATTAAAAGAAATACTAAAGTGGTAATTCGTTACAGATGGAAGACTTCTATGGGATTTCCTACAACAACTTCTAAATGACCCTACACAGAGATACACCAATTATATCGCTTGGAAAAATAGAGAAACAGGCGTGTTTAAGATCGTCGATCCAGCAGGACTAGCCAAGCTTTGGGGCATTCAGAAGAATCACTTGTCTATGAACTACGACAAAATGTCGAGAGCATTAAGATATTATTACCGAGTTAATATATTACGCAAAGTGCAGGGCGAACGACATTGTTATCAGTAAGTATTATCGCTCAAAGTAAttcttactaaaaatataatccaCGTATAAAAAACCAATATTAATATCACTCTTTTTACAGGTTCCTGAGAAATCCTACAGAActcaaaaatatcaaaaacatcTCGCTTTTGCGGCAACAAATGAGCCCAACTCGTGTTGCGCAGCAGcagcaacaacaacaacaacaacaacagcaGCAGCCGTCTATTGTAAAGGCTGAAATGAAGGAAGAGCGGTGTGAAGATGAACATGTTGAGGAAGATATGCCAACAGATCTGAGCATGACAGCTTCCGAGCCGTGGCGGAAGCGACAGCGGTCGGACCCCGCGCCCGCGTCACACGACAAACATTACATTAGCACGCTAATTGGTGACAATATGATGATGAAACCTGAATCCGAATACAATTCGGAGTACTACGCTCTTAATCTTAAAAGTGAAAAATGTGAACAATGACATGGTTAAGTGATGTGTTAGTGTGTATTGTCAAACTTACTCCACCCGATATATTTCTAGTCAAACATCTCTCAGAAAGTTAACATTTTCAGTCTTCCTTATGATatctaaatctaaatatatatatatatatactatatcaaaaatttaaattgactGAGAGTACTTTGACAGATATAATACGGTATATGGAGTCAAACAGGGTATGGACCTTAATGATGCCTTTGTGCCACGTGATGTTTATCTGATAGTGTCaattacatatatatgtatattatttagttagaCAAGGGGACAGAGATTATATGTGTTAATTCATAGAGACTATTTGAATATATTGTGCAATGGACCATATACTGCAGACTGATTTCTGGCAGTTACAAATTATTGCCAAAAGAGTAAAATTTAGTTAAGCGTATTAGATTGTGGTTTTACGCGATAATAATgcattttgttaatttaactagtatgtatgtatagttatttaggtaaaaatattcttgttttaaaactaaacacaGTACAGGCTTAAgaataagaatattataaatatcataCACACAATGTTTGTGTCTTCCATTGGTTCTTTTAGGCAAAAACCTCATAATTGTAGCATGtgtcataattttaaacaaaaagctACCACAGAATAAGGTGATCTGCATGGATAAATGTTGACtttccataaaaatatgtttaaaaagtgTATTAAAACCTTCTATggacaataaaattatcactTAATGCCTTAAACCAATTTAAAATTCCTCTGTGATAAAAGTGTAAAGTGGTAGACTTATAGTATATTATGCTAGGCTTTTACTCAATTATTTCCAGCTACAATTTTCTGTGATCTCTTATcaatataggtaaatattgtaatagagactaaaattattgtgtttgtaaatattagtattaattgtaatttagaTTAAGAGAACTGACTAAAGAGTGTATGATGTATGATTTGTCAAACAAAATGTGGAGCTTTATCaaagtacctaggtatcaATAAGTACTATTACAAATTGAGTTTGTATTTTTGCAATTATTTCTATCAGGCATAATATGTGTGCCAACACTTCCAACTtgtaaagaatataaatataatgtttcaaaaaatattgtgttaaatttgttatatatattaaaacaaatgaacCTAACAGCATCCTCATTTTTCACCTATCCTATCACAGATAATGTAAGAGGTACTATACTATCGACGAATCGCAAAAGAATCTAATAGATATCTAAAAAAAGAAACCAAAATCACATTTCATGATAAGAGTACTACTACAGGCACTTATACAACGGTCTCTATACAATTTATCGTCAAgaagcataataatatatggatCGAAGAACCCTTGAAGACATAAAAAAGCGCTAAAAATATAATCCTAACATAATAGTTTACTGAATAGTTACTACATAATGCTAAGatcataaatgcgaaagtaactccgTATTTTCTTCTTGAAActaaatttggtacagagataggtacctaatcgaaacctgagaaaggacataggataatttttatcccggaaatcctacgtgaacgggaactgcAGGTTTTCTTCCTTTGTCTTagagttgtttaaaaaaattagagTAACAAACGTGAGGTAAATGGTAATACATACTATGTTATGACATTTCAAAAGtacttctaaaagaagtctaataaataaatgttttaattttaatggatATCCATCCTTACAGACTTCCACATGTACCCGTTCACACCCGTTAGTTAATACGCAGATAGGGACGGATTGAACTGATGGGAAAACTGTATGTACTATCGATTACACACCTCAAAGTCTCTTCCTTCTCTGATCAAAAATCAAGtcaacaatgaaaatatgtgtGCAGACTTCTGatcacaaatacataatacttCTGGGGCAGTATTATGATGGTGATTGtgatcataatatgtattaatttatagaacataatatatggCAAGAATCAAAAGTCCTCTAAACATTTTCTTTCAAGACGCaacagaaaatataaataattaaaagtatgaTATAGGTAGGACACTAAAGAACGACAGTCTTATTTTTAACcatggtaaaatatttaattcctaTAAGAATTTCCTTTTTGTACGCGGGTGAACAgctactttaattttatactaaaactagcttaccgcccttggcttcgcccgctttgtctaaaacctaataaattatatactaaaaccttcctcttgaatcactctatctattaaaaaaaaccgcatcaaaatccgttgcgtagttttaaagatttaagcatacaaagggacatagggacagagaaagcgactttgttttatactatgtagtgatcaTAATGAGAATCACAGTGGTCAAGGACAgcagaatttaaattataaacaacttACACAACGTAACAAGCAAAATCCAAGGAATGTGTTTTTGCCTATACTTTGCCTGTATTATAAATGAGGAAATATCTATTATCATAGATGGAAACTTCTTTCAGTACAAGTTACTTAACGTGTCAATATTCGAGCTTAAAACCTTTTTtggatacatattatactgatttaaatacatttgccACTTATGTTATATTGCCTACACTTGAACACTAATAAAGTTGTTAACTGTATCTACTAGGTTTCCGTGAAtaacattttgttatttaataattattagtgttAAAAAGTAAGTGAcagtgtatttatatttacatttccCTATACTAAATTATCCCTTGTTTCTCTAGTTTTTGTGTAGATCCCTAGTATAATCAATGTGACATGATCGCTTAAATGAAAAACAccttttacaatttacactTAGTAACTTTAATAATTGGAATCACTACACAGACTACGCTTATATGCTAAATGATCAAACACTTACatctatttttcttgttgacTTTGGAAGAAAATGATATCATCTGCAATAACAGTTGAAGCTGTTCTAACCTGCCCATCATCCAGTTTGACTTCTCCATAAGACAATTTTCCAGTCACATAGACTCTTTGACCTTTTTTAAGGTATTTATATACTGTATCTCTGAGACCAGGTCTAAAGACACTAATTCTGTGCCAATCAGTTCTCTGCAATATATCACCAGattcatatttataactgAAGTGAGTTGCAAGAGGAAAATTGATCACCGGATGTTCTTCTGATCCTCGCTTTTGTGGATCAGCTCCAACTCTTCCCAATAGAGTCACTTGATTTATagctacaaatatttttaattaattaatacatactcattaattatttattacacttattttaatgtgttaatAGATTAAATTCTAAATACATACTTTTTTCAGTAGTTTGTGCATCACAGTGAGCAGAGGTTGTgtgtaaacaattttttaaaagcGTTGGCCTGACCGAGTTTATAacctaaaaaattaaataaacttagcACAATGGCAGTCGTaacgtttatttataaaacaaacgtCTTTACTTCAATCAATTACTTACCATACGGGATAGTAGACTCTgcatattgatttttatagaaaaataattaataacaaacgATCATAAAGATGTTGGTGtgttagaataattattgtaagagATATCTATtagaattttgtaaattataacaatCAAGTAAATTTTTACTACAATTCAGTATGCAcgtcaaaacaaataaaaaaatacaaatccaATGATTAATCTAGGAGTTAAGAGAATTTAGCAATTATTAGCAAGATTGGCGCCTTTGGTTTACATTTACAATCAAATATCATTGACATCAGACATTGTCAATTATTGTCAAATGTCATTGACAGCCTGTGCCataacagaaaaaaataaaaataaaaactaatctGTGCACTTGAACTTCTCCCTTGACTTCTCCTAAGGCCGCGTTAccacctgcaagtaaacttCCGCGAGAACTGTCCGACCgcgacagtctgtctgacagcaacttgcaagcCATGTAGCAAGGTCTGTCGCGACAGTTTGTCAAGCTTTTCTTGCGAGAAGTTGCGAAAGCGTGTGTAAACATGACTGCGTCTACTCGCGACAGATCTCACTGCTTATCGGTTTAGTTCCGTATATCTCGCAGCAAGCTGCAAGTACCGCCCGCACGGCTTTTGATTTTGTTGAAAACAcagacatattataataagtagacAACGCAAGTACCGCGATCTGTATGAAAACCAAGcgtgtcatattttttgtactgACCTTGACGCGTTATGACGTCACGAGCGCTTTTTAGTGAtggaaatttcattttaagcTAAATCGATTAGGGACGCCACTCGCGCGGCGATTCTAGTATAGGAGTACGATGATAGACTTTTCAATGAGAGGTTGTGTGCACGAGCGCAAAAATTGGAGGAAATTTGGGTGCTGATCTTCGCGTGATCTTCATAAATTCTCTATATTTTCAAGTAAGTTTACCTACGCTATTATAATTCgtacactaatattaaaacaccTTACGTATTCCGTAGTTTTCCTTGTTAGTAGGTAGTTCACAAACCAGATCTATGTCTAAGAGGTAGTCAAATAAATGAATCGTAATCTATTACAAAATCGATTCAAGActagaatttattaaatattatattataattagataatatttcccatattatttattataagtaggtacttatcttTTTTGTTGTAGAATATGGACGAGTCTAACTCAAACAAAAAGACCAGAGAACAATTTTTAGAAACTAAACGAAAAGTTCGATGTTTGTGTTCGATTACAAAATCGATTAGAATCGAGAACTGTTGCATCGAATGAACATCACTAAACACAAAATTGGACAGAAAAATGAGAACAGAAAAATGAGAAGACGCTATTCATTGCATATTATCATACGACGCCATCTTTACCGTGCCAAGTAAAAGCCGCAATGTATTCCGAATCATTCCGTATGATTTCGTATCCATGTTTGTCACGATCGTTTTCCACAAATATtctttaattgattttaaaataaatagtgcaTATTCTGATTAGAAAATTACTTACCGGTGGAAGGAAACATCTCCGACAACTCGGCCACTCATAACTGTGGAGTTTCTACAGTTTATTACTGCGCAATTCGTCATTTTACTCTATTCCGTTTCACGTCTTTCCTTGGCGAACTGCAAGCGCGGACTGAGTGTAGGTAAGCGTCAAGCAAGCGTTTTATGCTTAGTTTGGACACGGGAAGTACATACACTCGCGTAGTCTATCTTAATGTATGTCTGTGGTTGAAAATAATGAGTTGACGACAAGTCATGAATGCtcttaaaaactataaagTCAATAGGATTTTATGAGATCTTATTGATGGAATAaagtgattattttttgaaaatgaaaggaaatgaaatgaaatgaaaatttatttgtttgaattgtggttacaaagtttttataataaattttatgtccGCACAATTCGCCAACAAATACCAAATAATTGAACTAATTTacgtgttattatttaaacaatgtattatttatattagatcattagatacctaattttacatttatataataatattataaattatagaatagcataattacaattttatttaatataagttgattatttttatgtaccaGCTTCATGTTTCCTAGAAATCCAGTCTCGAACCTTACTCGAACCCGAATTATTGATCTTTTTATCTTTTTCGACAGTAAAATTGTTAATGTAGCTGCTACACGTGCACATCTTGACGAcattatttcacaaaatagaCCCGCGAGCTCCTCGCATGACATTTATTGCAGGATATGTAAACGACATTGCAAGTAACTCATGCAAGACTTCCGCGagttttcttgcaggtggaaacgcggcctaattatttttaattgaagtgaaaacttctttagcggcgttgggtataaaatcttaaactcgcgtcaggacacgtgacctgcaccatataaaatttgtctTGGTCTGCTTCAACCGGCTTCCTTTGTGTAGAACGAACCAGCCTTGAACCAGCgttgacaagcgccgataagcgcttataagtttcaagctttctttctgaatacgccctaagACAGATGGATATCAAACATGctcaacgttaataatcaagttttcacttctgccggcactcccggagtgcaacccgtatttttttattcataaccaTGGATACAAGTCCTTCAGTCGATATCCTAAAGTAATATACatttgtttttactgttctgtgtttAATGGCTCCACTTTtgctatttgaaaaaaaggaGGAAAAGGGATACTTTATAGGTAATTCAAAAAAAGTGTCACCATTAGTGATAATGGTGACTTTTTTGaagcatttttattaatgaatgatttatttttagagaTGGAGGAGATCCTTGGAGATCAAGAGCTCTGTCGTCGCGTGCCAGTTTTTTCAACACAAAATTAAATCCCGATATTCACCACAGATATTCACAATCTAATATCGTTGatatcaagaagcttatatctaatacactggagattgcactatgaccattgacttgtcacaagaaaatataaccttgaatgacgtcagtgttgttttttgtctctttctgtgggtgaccacactggtttgtatattcaggatttttcgaaatagaaaaaactaaaaatcatggtctataaataataacgacataatatatttttaacagtattaattatattataatattactggccatactttataggtacatacaattttaattggtatagaatgatagttttaaataactcttggctacatagcctggatatgaaccgatatatagcattaacatcctttgtaaatagaggaaatttgtgttttgcatcagatgctgtttaccaaattgtaagctactcagatcttctttttaaacgcgttgcttcgacgggtcaatttcaagccaaaatcatcaaagaaaaactgtttataataaacgccttgcacaaatttcagctaactttacaaagtttatttttcaaaaggtatttttttctgggtcgtaatcctcagtaattttaccattgatgggcacatatatttctttttattttactttttggaaagctgaaatacctaaaacaaaaaatatgaggtaagttaaaaaagtataaatttcgatgtaaaaacgaacaatcttataactacttgtgagtgcaataccgatgtcgagtgttgtttcattactagtaaaaatcttgaaaatggtgttctaaatttcatcataatattgttattacaatatattctcttcactatccataaaaactcgtcatcatagttaccttacttgttaattttgtttattgaaaacttgttgaaaaatgataaagtattaggaaaataacaaatttaacatgactgctttctaaaatgatgcaaaattttacaatttttgccattgaaatgattctaaacaggtaaatgcaggagtattgaggaataataattgtaaataacgtaaatatacacttgcctgtgaaattctatgccagaatttggtgtccaaacacttctgcaatttttcacaatgcaatacattatttatattcggaaaatatttattaaatacgcaacaatattaacttaaatattcgaagcgacgcaatttttttgacacttatgccatattgtcaaagtgagagttgctacaattttattatggtaactacccataatcagggagtatcgctttttaataattggtccagatacttatttt
This window of the Colias croceus chromosome 5, ilColCroc2.1 genome carries:
- the LOC123691800 gene encoding ets DNA-binding protein pokkuri, coding for MKVVSLQLPSGPSMERLPLPFSPTELLWRYPLPWAPPPLSPLGDTKAQLPSGLPPEPRLWTREDVAVFLKWCEREFDLPNFDMDLFQMNGKALCLLTKTDLGERCPGAGDVLHNVLQMLVRDAALLGRVPSSPVTPTARSAPYPPSPHSHPPTPTWAVADGFHHFHSAAVASAQPNSVTLSPAPSVDSSGSPQRGETMSYAPSYAPQVPTQTSSGSNQSDSDEEAKFAPPPHSPKETALPSPAPQTHAAPQHSHFRTQHREFFPNDMPESNTNGRLLWDFLQQLLNDPTQRYTNYIAWKNRETGVFKIVDPAGLAKLWGIQKNHLSMNYDKMSRALRYYYRVNILRKVQGERHCYQFLRNPTELKNIKNISLLRQQMSPTRVAQQQQQQQQQQQQQPSIVKAEMKEERCEDEHVEEDMPTDLSMTASEPWRKRQRSDPAPASHDKHYISTLIGDNMMMKPESEYNSEYYALNLKSEKCEQ
- the LOC123691723 gene encoding single-stranded DNA-binding protein, mitochondrial, whose product is MQSLLSRMVINSVRPTLLKNCLHTTSAHCDAQTTEKTINQVTLLGRVGADPQKRGSEEHPVINFPLATHFSYKYESGDILQRTDWHRISVFRPGLRDTVYKYLKKGQRVYVTGKLSYGEVKLDDGQVRTASTVIADDIIFFQSQQEK